One segment of Pseudomonas asgharzadehiana DNA contains the following:
- a CDS encoding helix-turn-helix transcriptional regulator yields MHRREKTEHLKSNIKYLIKSRGETQLSLCNAAGLTRTTIYNILEGKVVNVQQSTLRKISDFFGVSYKEIETIDFEAKELIESSVSPQGNMNPAAVPVLKQSQVMQHLDKRIGELATLFPLTYYFGTSHNLIGVRLEQAIPGVNEPGDLLIIQKGMSSDDKEKLVFDRATQTLSIRREPCASSERLCVLGDIIEERFNDGV; encoded by the coding sequence ATGCACAGACGCGAAAAAACCGAGCATTTGAAGAGCAACATCAAGTATCTGATCAAAAGCCGCGGCGAGACCCAGTTGTCGTTGTGCAACGCCGCCGGGCTCACCCGCACCACGATCTACAACATCCTCGAAGGCAAGGTCGTCAACGTACAGCAGTCGACCCTGCGCAAGATTTCAGATTTTTTCGGTGTGTCTTACAAAGAAATCGAGACCATCGATTTTGAAGCCAAAGAGCTTATCGAGAGCAGCGTTTCGCCCCAAGGCAACATGAACCCGGCGGCCGTGCCGGTGCTCAAGCAAAGCCAGGTCATGCAGCACCTGGACAAGCGCATTGGCGAACTGGCCACACTCTTCCCCCTTACGTACTACTTCGGCACGTCCCACAACCTGATCGGCGTGCGGCTGGAGCAGGCCATACCGGGGGTGAACGAGCCGGGCGATCTGTTGATCATCCAAAAGGGCATGTCGAGCGACGATAAGGAAAAGTTGGTGTTCGACAGGGCCACCCAGACGCTGTCTATCCGCCGTGAACCCTGCGCCAGCTCAGAACGCCTGTGTGTACTGGGCGATATCATTGAGGAGCGCTTCAATGACGGCGTATGA
- a CDS encoding cytochrome o ubiquinol oxidase subunit III — MSNLVTNAGHAHVDDHGHDDHHHDSGPMTVFGFWLYLMTDCILFASIFAVYAVLVNNVAGGPSGHDIFELPYVLGETALLLFSSITYGFAMLAFYKGNKKGVLSWLGLTFLFGLGFIGMEINEFHLLISEGYGPHRSGFLSAFFTLVGTHGLHVSAGLLWMAVMMYQVNKHGLTNTNKTRLSCLSLFWHFLDVVWICVFTVVYLMGTL; from the coding sequence ATGTCGAACTTAGTGACCAATGCTGGACACGCCCATGTCGATGACCATGGGCACGATGACCATCACCACGACTCGGGGCCAATGACCGTCTTCGGTTTCTGGCTCTACCTGATGACCGACTGCATCTTGTTTGCGTCGATCTTCGCGGTGTACGCGGTACTGGTAAACAACGTAGCGGGTGGCCCGTCGGGCCACGACATCTTCGAACTGCCTTACGTGCTCGGCGAAACCGCCTTGCTGTTGTTCAGTTCGATCACCTACGGCTTCGCCATGTTGGCCTTCTACAAGGGCAACAAGAAAGGCGTGCTGAGCTGGCTGGGCCTGACGTTCCTGTTCGGCCTGGGCTTCATCGGCATGGAGATCAACGAGTTCCACCTGCTGATCTCCGAAGGCTACGGCCCGCACCGCAGCGGCTTCCTGTCGGCGTTCTTCACGCTGGTTGGCACCCACGGCCTGCACGTTTCGGCCGGCCTGCTGTGGATGGCGGTGATGATGTATCAGGTCAATAAGCACGGTCTGACCAACACCAACAAGACGCGCCTGAGCTGCCTGAGCCTGTTCTGGCACTTCCTGGACGTGGTCTGGATCTGCGTATTCACCGTCGTCTACTTGATGGGGACTCTGTAA
- the cyoE gene encoding heme o synthase, whose translation MSLKHFIQITKPGIIFGNVLSVAGGFFLASKGHVDLAIFLAAMIGTSLVVASGCVFNNCIDRDIDIKMERTKNRVLVQGLISLKLALIYATVLGVAGVALLYKVANPLAALFAVIGFVIYVGLYSLYLKRKSVHGTLVGSLSGAMPPVIGYVAVTNSFDMAALTLLVMFSLWQMPHSYAIAIFRFNDYLAASIPVLPVKRGIQVAKKHILLYILAFLVATLMLTFSGYAGMSYLAVAAAMGMYWLYMAWTGYKAVDDTVWARKLFVFSIFTITALSVMMSLDFQVPKELLLTYAH comes from the coding sequence ATGTCGCTTAAGCACTTTATCCAAATCACCAAACCGGGGATCATTTTCGGTAACGTGCTTTCTGTGGCGGGCGGTTTCTTCCTGGCCTCCAAGGGACATGTCGATCTGGCCATCTTCCTGGCTGCGATGATCGGTACGTCCCTGGTGGTGGCTTCCGGTTGCGTATTCAACAACTGCATCGACCGTGACATCGACATCAAGATGGAGCGCACCAAGAATCGCGTGCTGGTCCAGGGCCTGATCTCCCTGAAGCTGGCACTGATCTATGCGACCGTTTTGGGTGTTGCCGGTGTGGCGCTGTTGTACAAGGTGGCCAACCCGCTGGCGGCGCTGTTTGCCGTGATCGGCTTTGTCATCTACGTCGGCCTCTACAGCCTGTACCTCAAGCGCAAGTCGGTTCACGGCACGCTGGTGGGCAGTCTGTCGGGGGCGATGCCGCCGGTGATTGGTTATGTGGCTGTGACCAATAGCTTCGACATGGCCGCGCTGACGCTGCTGGTGATGTTCAGCCTGTGGCAGATGCCGCATTCCTACGCCATTGCGATCTTCCGTTTCAACGACTACCTGGCTGCGTCGATTCCGGTCCTGCCGGTCAAGCGTGGTATCCAGGTCGCCAAGAAACACATCCTGCTCTACATCCTGGCCTTCCTCGTGGCGACCTTGATGTTGACCTTCAGTGGCTACGCCGGCATGAGCTACCTCGCCGTCGCCGCCGCCATGGGCATGTACTGGTTGTACATGGCCTGGACCGGCTACAAGGCGGTGGATGACACCGTCTGGGCGCGCAAGCTGTTTGTGTTCTCGATCTTCACCATCACCGCGCTCAGCGTGATGATGTCCCTGGATTTCCAAGTGCCCAAAGAGCTGTTGCTGACTTACGCACACTGA
- the queC gene encoding 7-cyano-7-deazaguanine synthase QueC, translating into MSKKAVMVFSGGQDSTTCLIQALALYDEVHCITFDYGQRHVAEVEVAQQLAKQLGATVHKVMDVSLLNELAISSLTRDNIPVPTVNSSGDSLPSTFVPGRNILFLTLAAIYAYQVKAETVITGVCETDFSGYPDCRDEFVKALNQALKLGMEYDVRLDTPLMWLNKAETWALADYYQQLDLVREQTLTCYNGIIGTGCGNCDACNLRARGLNDYLQNKAQVMQSLKQKLPLA; encoded by the coding sequence ATGAGTAAAAAAGCCGTTATGGTGTTCAGTGGCGGGCAGGATTCGACGACCTGTCTGATCCAGGCGCTGGCGCTGTATGACGAAGTGCACTGCATCACCTTCGACTACGGCCAGCGCCATGTGGCGGAAGTCGAAGTCGCCCAACAGTTGGCCAAACAGTTGGGAGCCACCGTTCATAAAGTGATGGATGTGTCGTTGCTCAACGAGTTGGCCATCAGCAGCCTCACGCGTGACAACATCCCGGTACCCACCGTGAACAGCTCGGGCGACAGCCTGCCCAGCACCTTTGTGCCCGGGCGCAATATCCTGTTTTTGACCCTGGCGGCAATTTACGCATACCAGGTCAAGGCTGAGACGGTGATCACCGGCGTCTGCGAAACCGACTTCTCGGGCTACCCCGACTGCCGCGACGAGTTCGTCAAGGCGTTGAACCAGGCGCTCAAGCTGGGCATGGAATACGACGTGCGCCTCGACACGCCGTTGATGTGGCTGAACAAGGCTGAAACCTGGGCATTGGCTGATTACTACCAGCAACTGGACTTGGTCCGTGAGCAGACACTGACCTGCTACAACGGCATCATCGGCACCGGCTGCGGCAACTGCGACGCGTGCAACCTGCGCGCGCGCGGTTTGAATGATTACCTGCAGAACAAAGCGCAGGTCATGCAGAGCCTCAAGCAGAAGTTGCCACTGGCCTGA
- a CDS encoding queuosine precursor transporter, which yields MTAYEGEIENSKYKLLGFENDKCLAVIMIIATGKIIRVKLSEVLNSEIMDNLNKMEIKNLYKKFYSQGGAVTAYDLNDRNENSWMIYIILNLLLFTFYIFTSIAATKPIYIESLDIIVTPGTFLYPLTFLIVDLLNENFGLRLARKAILFAFASNAMIIILLYGSTFLPGLPGWKLDGPYNAVIVQVSSVLIASSVSFLVSENINSYLLCKIKELTNSRYLYLRIFLSTFFAVIIDSFLFCFIAFYGAMQTSDIVSMIYVQIAIKVGFAFFNILPAYGARSLFKRYLTNATA from the coding sequence ATGACGGCGTATGAAGGCGAGATCGAAAACAGCAAATACAAACTGCTTGGCTTTGAAAATGACAAGTGCCTGGCGGTGATCATGATCATCGCCACGGGCAAGATCATTCGGGTCAAGTTGAGCGAAGTCTTAAACAGCGAAATCATGGACAATCTGAACAAAATGGAAATTAAAAACCTGTACAAGAAGTTTTATTCCCAGGGCGGCGCGGTCACCGCGTACGACCTCAATGATCGCAATGAAAACTCCTGGATGATCTACATCATCCTGAACCTGCTGCTCTTCACGTTTTATATTTTTACCAGCATCGCCGCGACCAAACCGATCTACATCGAATCCCTCGACATCATCGTCACACCGGGCACTTTCCTGTATCCGCTGACCTTCCTGATCGTGGATCTGCTCAACGAGAACTTCGGCCTAAGGCTTGCCAGAAAGGCCATCCTGTTTGCCTTCGCCAGCAACGCGATGATTATTATCCTGCTCTACGGCTCGACCTTTCTGCCCGGCCTGCCAGGCTGGAAGCTCGATGGGCCTTACAACGCAGTGATCGTGCAGGTGTCATCGGTATTGATCGCGTCGTCGGTGTCGTTCCTGGTGTCGGAGAACATCAACTCGTATTTGCTGTGCAAGATCAAAGAGCTGACCAACTCCAGGTACTTGTACTTGCGCATCTTCCTCAGCACGTTCTTTGCGGTGATTATCGACAGCTTCCTGTTCTGTTTTATCGCGTTTTATGGCGCCATGCAGACCAGCGACATTGTGAGCATGATCTACGTGCAGATCGCGATCAAAGTCGGTTTTGCGTTCTTCAACATCTTGCCGGCCTATGGCGCACGTTCATTATTCAAACGCTACCTGACCAACGCCACTGCGTGA
- the cyoB gene encoding cytochrome o ubiquinol oxidase subunit I encodes MFGKLSWDAVPFHEPIVMITIAMIALGGLALFAGITYFKKWTYLWTEWLTSVDHKKIGVMYIIVAMVMLLRGFADAIMMRTQLAMATEGSPGYLPPEHYDQIFTAHGVIMIIFMAMPFFTGLMNLAVPLQIGARDVAYPFLNSLSFWLLVSGVVLINVSLGVGEFAKTGWVAYPPLSGIQYSPGVGVDYYIWALQLSGLGTTLTGVNFLATVLKMRAPGMKLMDMPIFTWTCTWANVLIVASFPILAATMALLSLDRYLDFHIFTNELGGNPMMYVNLFWAWGHPEVYILILPAFGIFSEVISTFTGKRLFGHHSMVYASGAISVLGFMVWLHHFFTMGSGASVNAFFGLATMLISIPTGVKLFNWLFTIYHGRLRMTSQVLWTLGFMVTFAIGGMTGVLLAIPGADFVLHNSLFVIAHFHNVIIGGAVFGYIAGFSFYFPKAFGFKLHEGWGKAAFWFWISGFFVAFMPLYALGFMGMTRRLNATTNPEWVPYLYVAMFGAVMIAVGIACQLIQLYVSVRDRKQNMCESGDPWNGHTLEWSTSSPPPFYNFAVIPTANTIDAFTEAKEDGTAYQQPKHYEPIHMPSNTATGVVMGALLTVFGFAMIWHIWWLAIVSLVGTIGYFIVHAARDDQGYMVPVETIERIEAEQHARLVAEKEIPANRVETSLEQA; translated from the coding sequence GGTCTGGCACTGTTTGCAGGTATCACTTACTTCAAGAAGTGGACCTACCTGTGGACCGAGTGGCTGACTTCGGTCGACCACAAGAAAATTGGCGTGATGTACATCATCGTTGCCATGGTCATGCTGCTGCGCGGCTTTGCCGACGCCATCATGATGCGTACCCAGTTGGCCATGGCCACCGAGGGTTCGCCTGGCTACCTGCCGCCTGAACACTATGACCAGATCTTCACCGCTCACGGTGTGATCATGATCATCTTCATGGCGATGCCTTTCTTCACCGGCCTGATGAACCTTGCGGTGCCGCTGCAGATCGGTGCGCGTGACGTTGCCTACCCGTTCCTGAACTCCCTGAGCTTCTGGCTGCTGGTTTCCGGTGTTGTGCTGATCAACGTGTCCCTGGGCGTCGGCGAATTCGCCAAGACCGGTTGGGTTGCGTATCCGCCGTTGTCGGGCATTCAGTACAGCCCTGGCGTGGGTGTGGACTACTACATCTGGGCGCTACAGTTATCAGGGCTCGGGACGACGCTGACGGGGGTCAACTTCCTGGCCACCGTGCTGAAGATGCGCGCCCCTGGCATGAAACTGATGGACATGCCGATCTTCACCTGGACCTGCACCTGGGCAAACGTGCTGATCGTGGCTTCGTTCCCGATCCTGGCCGCTACCATGGCGCTGCTGTCGCTTGACCGTTACCTGGATTTCCACATTTTCACCAATGAACTTGGTGGCAATCCGATGATGTACGTGAACCTGTTCTGGGCATGGGGCCACCCTGAGGTGTACATCCTGATCCTGCCGGCGTTCGGTATCTTCTCCGAAGTGATCTCGACCTTTACCGGCAAGCGCCTGTTCGGTCACCACTCGATGGTCTACGCCTCGGGCGCGATCTCCGTACTGGGCTTCATGGTCTGGCTGCACCACTTCTTCACCATGGGTTCGGGGGCCAGCGTCAACGCCTTCTTCGGCCTGGCGACGATGCTGATTTCCATCCCGACGGGGGTGAAGCTATTCAACTGGCTGTTCACCATCTATCACGGTCGTCTGCGCATGACCAGCCAGGTTCTGTGGACCCTGGGCTTCATGGTGACCTTCGCCATCGGCGGCATGACCGGCGTACTGCTGGCCATTCCGGGCGCTGACTTCGTGCTGCACAACAGCCTGTTCGTGATCGCGCACTTCCACAACGTGATCATCGGTGGTGCGGTATTCGGTTACATCGCCGGCTTCAGCTTCTACTTCCCGAAAGCGTTCGGCTTCAAGCTGCACGAAGGTTGGGGCAAGGCTGCGTTCTGGTTCTGGATCTCGGGCTTCTTCGTCGCGTTCATGCCGCTCTATGCACTGGGCTTCATGGGCATGACCCGTCGTCTGAACGCCACCACCAACCCTGAGTGGGTGCCGTACCTGTACGTCGCCATGTTCGGTGCGGTGATGATCGCTGTGGGCATCGCCTGCCAGCTGATCCAGCTGTATGTCAGCGTGCGTGATCGCAAGCAGAACATGTGCGAATCCGGCGACCCGTGGAATGGCCACACCCTGGAATGGTCGACCTCGTCGCCACCGCCGTTCTACAACTTCGCCGTGATCCCGACTGCGAACACCATCGATGCGTTCACCGAAGCCAAGGAAGACGGTACTGCGTACCAGCAACCCAAGCACTACGAACCGATCCACATGCCAAGCAACACCGCCACTGGCGTGGTGATGGGTGCGCTGTTGACCGTGTTCGGTTTCGCGATGATCTGGCACATCTGGTGGCTGGCAATCGTGAGCCTGGTGGGCACCATCGGCTACTTCATTGTCCACGCAGCACGTGATGATCAAGGCTACATGGTGCCGGTCGAGACAATCGAGCGCATCGAAGCCGAGCAGCACGCTCGCCTGGTAGCCGAGAAGGAAATCCCGGCCAACCGTGTTGAAACCTCGTTGGAACAGGCTTAA
- the cyoD gene encoding cytochrome o ubiquinol oxidase subunit IV encodes MANAHSHDSHDASHGSVKSYAIGFILSVILTLIPFGLVMYPTLPKSITLMIVLAFAVIQVLVHLVYFLHLDRSEAQRENVIAFVFAGLVIVLLVGLSLWIMFSIHTYMMAK; translated from the coding sequence ATGGCTAATGCACACTCCCATGACAGCCACGATGCAAGCCACGGCAGCGTAAAGTCTTACGCTATCGGCTTCATCCTGTCGGTCATCCTGACCCTGATCCCGTTCGGCCTGGTGATGTACCCGACCTTGCCGAAGTCGATCACCCTGATGATCGTCCTGGCGTTCGCGGTGATCCAGGTGCTGGTTCACCTGGTGTACTTCCTGCACCTGGACCGCTCCGAGGCCCAGCGCGAGAACGTGATTGCGTTCGTGTTCGCAGGCCTGGTGATCGTTCTGCTGGTTGGTCTGTCGCTGTGGATCATGTTCAGCATCCACACCTACATGATGGCGAAGTGA
- the glyA gene encoding serine hydroxymethyltransferase, whose translation MAVNTVQLQDQADLLRRGMADLRAEDLELAMLLDAEVERQHRTLSLVPSSCAVKPRTLAASASALVNVTAEGTRGSRHRAGCENVDRVESLAIGRARELFDAHYAHVQSHSGSHANAQVLSALLEPGDTLLGMAPDHGGHLTYGSPSIFTGAYYKAIRYGTTAEGLIDYAQVRSLALAHRPRVILCGASAYSRVVDFERFRAIADEAGAILLADISHIAGLVATGRHPSPINAAHVTTTCTHKQLGGPRGGLILCGRDAHTKVPGLRATFSRVLDQAVFPRMQGAPAVNMIAAKAAALGYAMTAEFDACMGRVRSLADELAGAFLARGYEVVGGRSENHTVQIRLRDGISGSIAEVALESCGIVVNTHRVPGQARACAVDNGLCIGTGSMAQRNIDTDGCRQVVDLVCRILQQVTPLGEHEYRLEPAMQAQLRAELEHLCAKYPIADYWES comes from the coding sequence ATGGCAGTCAACACCGTACAACTGCAGGATCAGGCTGACTTGCTGCGCCGAGGCATGGCAGATCTGCGCGCCGAGGACTTGGAGCTGGCGATGCTCCTCGACGCCGAAGTCGAGCGTCAACACCGAACCCTGTCGCTGGTGCCTTCCTCCTGCGCTGTAAAACCCCGCACTCTGGCGGCGTCTGCTTCTGCACTGGTCAACGTCACCGCCGAGGGCACGCGGGGCAGTCGCCATCGCGCCGGTTGCGAGAATGTCGACCGGGTCGAATCCCTGGCGATTGGCCGCGCCCGTGAACTGTTTGATGCCCACTACGCCCATGTTCAGTCGCACTCCGGCTCCCATGCCAACGCCCAAGTGCTGTCCGCACTGCTTGAACCTGGCGATACTCTGCTGGGCATGGCCCCTGATCATGGTGGGCACCTTACCTACGGCAGCCCGTCGATATTTACCGGCGCCTATTACAAGGCTATCCGCTACGGCACCACCGCCGAGGGGCTGATTGATTACGCGCAGGTGCGCAGCCTGGCACTGGCCCATCGGCCACGCGTTATCCTCTGCGGTGCTTCGGCCTATTCGCGAGTGGTGGATTTCGAGCGGTTCCGTGCAATTGCCGATGAGGCGGGCGCGATCCTGCTGGCGGACATCTCCCATATCGCCGGGCTGGTGGCGACAGGTCGGCACCCAAGCCCGATCAATGCGGCACACGTCACCACCACCTGTACTCACAAACAACTGGGCGGCCCACGTGGCGGGCTGATCCTTTGCGGTCGCGATGCACATACCAAGGTGCCCGGCTTGCGGGCGACGTTCAGCCGTGTGCTCGACCAGGCTGTATTTCCGCGCATGCAGGGCGCGCCGGCGGTCAATATGATCGCCGCCAAAGCGGCCGCGCTGGGCTACGCGATGACCGCGGAGTTTGACGCCTGCATGGGCCGGGTTCGCAGCCTGGCCGATGAGCTGGCCGGTGCATTCCTGGCCCGCGGCTATGAAGTGGTGGGCGGGCGCAGTGAAAACCATACCGTGCAGATCCGCTTGCGCGACGGTATTAGCGGTTCCATCGCCGAAGTGGCATTGGAAAGCTGCGGCATCGTGGTGAACACGCATCGCGTGCCGGGCCAGGCCCGCGCGTGCGCTGTCGACAATGGGTTGTGCATCGGCACCGGATCCATGGCGCAACGTAACATCGACACCGATGGCTGCCGACAGGTCGTCGATCTGGTGTGCCGAATACTGCAGCAGGTGACGCCGCTCGGCGAACACGAGTACCGGTTGGAACCGGCAATGCAGGCGCAATTGCGTGCGGAACTCGAGCACCTGTGCGCGAAATATCCCATCGCCGACTACTGGGAAAGCTGA